A window of Ananas comosus cultivar F153 linkage group 4, ASM154086v1, whole genome shotgun sequence contains these coding sequences:
- the LOC109709484 gene encoding gibberellin receptor GID1C-like, translated as MAGSNEVNANESKMVVPLNTWVLISNFKVAYNMLRRPDGTFDRHLAEFLDRRVPANALPTNGVVSFDLLIDRPTNLLARIYRPAPNSNSNSNSNSNSNDDHDPPSSLLAPTAPLLADLHRPPSPDPFPVIIFFHGGSFAHSSSNTAIYDSLCRRFVSLCNAVVVSVNYRRAPEHRYPCAYEDGWAALRWAASEPWLHSGKDAELRVFLCGDSSGGNIAHHVAARAGEAGIRISGNILLNAMFGGNRRTESEQRLDGKYFVTVQDRDWYWKAYLPEGADRDHPACNVFGPSSVRLDRLPFPKSLVIVSGLDLTSDWQLAYAQGLRDAGHHVKLVYREQATVGFYLLPNTDHFYEVMEEIKNFVGSNC; from the exons ATGGCCGGGAGCAACGAGGTTAACGCCAACGAGAGCAAG ATGGTGGTTCCCCTGAACACATGGGTGCTGATCTCCAACTTCAAAGTGGCCTACAACATGCTGCGCCGGCCGGACGGCACCTTCGACCGGCACCTCGCCGAATTCCTCGACCGCCGCGTCCCCGCCAACGCCCTCCCCACCAACGGCGTCGTCTCCTTCGACCTCCTCATCGACCGCCCCACCAATCTCCTAGCTCGCATCTACCGCCCCGCCCCCAATTCAaattccaattccaattccaattccaattccaatGATGATCATGATCCTCCTTCCTCCCTGCTGGCCCCCACCGCTCCGCTGCTCGCCGACCTCCACCGACCGCCGTCCCCCGACCCTTTCCccgtcatcatcttcttccACGGCGGCAGCTTCGCGCACTCCTCCTCCAACACCGCCATCTACGACTCCCTCTGCCGCCGCTTCGTCTCGCTCTGCAATGCCGTCGTCGTCTCCGTCAACTACCGCCGCGCGCCCGAGCACCGCTACCCCTGCGCGTACGAGGACGGCTGGGCCGCGCTCAGATGGGCCGCCTCCGAGCCCTGGCTCCACAGCGGCAAGGACGCCGAGCTCCGCGTCTTCCTCTGCGGCGACAGCTCCGGCGGCAACATCGCCCACCACGTCGCCGCTCGAGCGGGCGAGGCCGGAATCCGCATCTCCGGGAACATCCTCCTCAACGCCATGTTCGGCGGCAACCGCCGCACCGAGTCGGAGCAGCGGCTCGACGGCAAGTACTTCGTCACCGTCCAGGACCGCGACTGGTATTGGAAGGCCTACCTGCCCGAAGGCGCCGACCGCGACCACCCCGCCTGCAATGTGTTCGGCCCCAGCAGCGTGCGGCTCGACCGCCTCCCCTTCCCCAAGAGCCTCGTCATCGTCTCCGGCTTGGATCTCACCAGCGACTGGCAGCTCGCCTACGCCCAGGGCCTCAGGGACGCCGGCCACCACGTGAAGCTCGTTTACCGCGAGCAGGCCACCGTTGGGTTCTATTTGTTGCCCAACACTGACCATTTCTACGAAGTCATGGAGGAGATCAAGAACTTCGTCGGCTCTAACTGTTAG